One genomic window of Actinoplanes lobatus includes the following:
- a CDS encoding TetR/AcrR family transcriptional regulator, translating into MARTVGSDAEDTRRRILGETTALFIERGYASTSIRDISERLGMTKGALYYHFTSKEELLHAIVAPLLSGLRAFVGDVRDAGTVRPELVRELVDLLDANAPLVRSLSSDPAVSRSKLEGRGAGAPFAELAQLLSGTDDGDALRGRCAVGLIFASVIGPPPHKGLDDSPAGRRLTEPEKRFVTAAAMAVLAMPAP; encoded by the coding sequence TTGGCTCGCACCGTCGGCAGCGACGCGGAGGACACACGGCGGCGCATCCTCGGCGAGACGACCGCGCTGTTCATCGAACGCGGCTATGCGAGCACGTCGATCCGTGACATCAGTGAGCGCCTCGGCATGACCAAAGGGGCGCTGTACTACCACTTCACCTCGAAGGAAGAGCTGCTCCACGCAATCGTGGCGCCCCTGCTGAGCGGGTTGCGCGCCTTCGTCGGCGACGTGCGCGACGCCGGCACGGTCCGGCCCGAACTGGTCCGGGAACTCGTCGACCTCCTCGACGCCAACGCTCCCCTGGTGCGGTCGCTGTCCAGCGACCCCGCGGTCAGCCGCAGCAAACTGGAAGGACGCGGAGCGGGCGCCCCGTTCGCCGAGTTGGCGCAGCTCCTGAGCGGGACCGACGACGGCGACGCGCTGCGCGGCCGGTGCGCCGTGGGCCTCATCTTCGCCAGCGTCATCGGGCCGCCCCCGCACAAGGGACTCGACGACAGCCCCGCCGGCCGCCGGCTCACCGAGCCGGAGAAGCGGTTCGTCACAGCGGCCGCCATGGCGGTGCTCGCGATGCCCGCGCCCTGA
- a CDS encoding MMPL family transporter — MASLLYRLGKTAYRRWPLVLVAWLVALIGVGAVATTMSQPMSDQFSIPGIPSEKATDLQQQLFPGSGSAIDEASVSIVVAAPEGSKLAGEPYAGRISALLTELKSAPQMPREPLAGPVETAAAMKQRIVAASGDAAAAEKNAAAVLPLSPDGRVGIIEFAFDVATPTDVEPGTRDKVLEAIEHARGDGMQVEVSGSGMEGGGPGDEGGVSVELIGVGVALIVLAFTFGSLVAAGLPILTAGIGVALGVTGITAMTAFAELDSSTPLLATMIGLGVGIDYALFILARYRNELEHTDDRVEAIGVAVGTAGSAVVFAGLTVVIALAALSLTGVPFLAAMGWGAAATVVIAVMVALTLLPAVLGILKSRAFAGRFRRYTPSRDDSGKINNAGVRWARLIGRAPAVFALLVVVVLGAIAIPSSRLHLAFPSDSTAPTDTTRRKAADLINGAFGEGRLAPMLTVVDGRGVPEQERPAAYQEVVAWAAGHAEVANAQLGGMNEQGTGALILITPKHGPNDTATEALLDDLRDTQTDIEKQTGTSIGITGLTAIQTDTSQRLADALPLYLGVVIGLAFLILMVVFRSILVPLTATLGFLLSVGATLGATVLFFQEGVFGLFPGQPIISFIPIFLIGLVFGLAMDYQVFLVTRIREAHIHGASYREAVVDGFRNSARVVTAAALIMTAVFSGFMFMGEPIIQSMGFALSAAVLFDAFVVRMCLIPALMYLMGERAWWLPKWLDRILPNIDVEGESLDRPHLADQYRPTDSVTEPVRV; from the coding sequence ATGGCATCCCTGCTGTACCGGCTCGGCAAGACCGCCTACCGGCGATGGCCACTGGTGCTGGTCGCGTGGCTGGTCGCCCTGATCGGGGTCGGCGCGGTCGCCACCACCATGTCGCAGCCGATGTCGGACCAGTTCTCCATCCCCGGCATCCCGTCGGAGAAGGCTACCGACCTGCAGCAACAATTGTTCCCCGGTTCCGGTAGCGCCATCGACGAGGCGTCCGTCTCGATCGTGGTGGCCGCGCCCGAGGGCAGCAAGCTCGCCGGCGAGCCGTACGCGGGCCGGATCTCCGCCCTGCTCACCGAGCTGAAGTCGGCGCCGCAGATGCCGCGGGAGCCGCTGGCCGGGCCGGTGGAGACGGCCGCCGCCATGAAGCAGCGGATCGTCGCCGCCAGCGGCGACGCCGCCGCCGCGGAGAAGAACGCCGCAGCCGTCCTGCCGCTGTCGCCGGACGGCCGGGTCGGGATCATCGAGTTCGCCTTCGACGTCGCCACTCCCACCGACGTCGAACCCGGCACCCGCGACAAGGTGCTGGAAGCCATCGAGCACGCCCGCGGCGACGGCATGCAGGTCGAGGTGTCCGGCTCCGGCATGGAGGGCGGCGGCCCCGGCGACGAGGGTGGTGTCAGCGTCGAGCTGATCGGTGTCGGCGTCGCCCTGATCGTGCTCGCGTTCACCTTCGGGTCGCTGGTCGCCGCGGGCCTGCCGATCCTGACCGCCGGCATCGGTGTGGCCCTCGGGGTCACCGGCATCACCGCCATGACCGCCTTCGCCGAGCTGGACTCCAGCACCCCGCTGCTGGCCACCATGATCGGCCTCGGCGTGGGCATCGACTACGCCCTGTTCATCCTGGCCCGCTACCGCAACGAACTGGAACACACCGACGACCGCGTCGAGGCGATCGGCGTCGCGGTCGGCACCGCCGGCTCCGCGGTCGTCTTCGCCGGCCTCACCGTCGTCATCGCGCTGGCCGCGCTCAGCCTGACCGGGGTGCCGTTCCTGGCCGCCATGGGCTGGGGCGCCGCCGCCACCGTCGTCATCGCCGTCATGGTCGCGCTCACCCTGCTCCCCGCCGTGCTCGGGATCCTCAAGTCCAGGGCGTTCGCCGGACGGTTCCGCCGCTACACCCCGTCCCGCGACGACTCCGGGAAGATCAACAACGCGGGCGTACGCTGGGCGCGTCTCATCGGCCGCGCCCCGGCCGTGTTCGCCCTGCTGGTGGTCGTCGTCCTCGGCGCCATCGCGATCCCGTCGTCCCGGCTGCACCTGGCCTTCCCGTCGGACTCCACCGCACCCACCGACACCACCCGACGTAAAGCCGCCGATCTGATCAACGGCGCTTTCGGTGAGGGCCGCCTGGCCCCGATGCTGACCGTGGTCGACGGACGCGGGGTGCCCGAGCAGGAGCGGCCCGCCGCGTACCAGGAGGTGGTCGCCTGGGCCGCCGGGCACGCCGAGGTCGCCAACGCCCAGCTCGGCGGCATGAACGAGCAGGGGACCGGCGCGCTCATCCTGATCACCCCGAAACACGGGCCGAACGACACCGCCACCGAGGCCCTGCTCGACGACCTGCGCGACACCCAGACCGACATCGAGAAGCAGACCGGTACGAGCATCGGCATCACCGGCCTGACCGCCATCCAGACCGACACCTCCCAGCGGCTCGCCGACGCCCTGCCGCTCTACCTCGGCGTCGTCATCGGCCTGGCGTTCCTGATCCTGATGGTCGTCTTCCGGTCCATCCTGGTGCCGCTGACCGCCACCCTCGGCTTCCTGCTGTCGGTCGGGGCCACCCTCGGCGCCACCGTCCTGTTCTTCCAGGAAGGCGTGTTCGGGCTCTTCCCCGGCCAGCCGATCATCAGCTTCATCCCGATCTTCCTGATCGGCCTGGTCTTCGGGCTCGCCATGGACTATCAGGTCTTCCTGGTCACCCGCATCCGTGAGGCGCACATCCACGGCGCCTCCTACCGGGAGGCCGTCGTCGACGGGTTCCGCAACAGCGCCCGCGTCGTCACCGCCGCCGCACTGATCATGACCGCGGTGTTCAGCGGGTTCATGTTCATGGGCGAGCCGATCATCCAGTCGATGGGCTTCGCCCTCTCCGCCGCCGTCCTGTTCGACGCGTTCGTCGTACGCATGTGCCTGATCCCCGCCCTGATGTATCTGATGGGCGAGCGCGCCTGGTGGCTGCCGAAGTGGCTGGACCGCATCCTGCCGAACATCGACGTCGAGGGCGAAAGCCTCGACCGCCCGCACCTGGCCGACCAATACCGCCCCACCGACTCCGTCACCGAGCCGGTCCGCGTCTGA
- a CDS encoding MBL fold metallo-hydrolase, whose protein sequence is MTTIAAQLGGKITGVRRTRVEASPQFADGKFRNSVPTSTAMDFAAIRKATADMLTGGLARRRPHQPVPLVTAPAADADGLHVTWYGHSTVLVEIEGHRILLDPVWSERCSPSSLAGPKRLHEPPVPLPELPALDAVVISHDHYDHLDMETVQNLAGLQATVLFVVPLGVGAHLERWGVPQTRIVELDWNESARVGDVELTATPARHFSGRGFTRDETLWASWVIKGPSRRAFYSGDTGYFPGFAEIGERHGPFDVTMVQIGAYGDAWADIHMVPEDGVATHLDVRGGLMIPVHWATFTLAPHAWSEPADRTWREAKARDVTLAIPKPGERIDVDNPPEIDPWWQQIA, encoded by the coding sequence ATGACCACCATCGCTGCCCAGCTGGGCGGAAAGATCACCGGGGTACGGCGTACCCGGGTGGAGGCCTCCCCGCAGTTCGCCGACGGGAAGTTCCGCAACAGCGTGCCCACCAGCACCGCCATGGACTTCGCCGCCATCCGCAAAGCCACCGCCGACATGCTGACCGGCGGCCTGGCCCGGCGCCGGCCCCACCAGCCGGTTCCGCTGGTGACCGCGCCCGCCGCCGACGCTGACGGCCTGCACGTCACCTGGTACGGGCACTCCACCGTCCTGGTCGAGATCGAGGGGCACCGGATCCTGCTCGATCCGGTGTGGAGCGAACGCTGCTCGCCATCGTCGCTGGCCGGTCCCAAACGGCTGCACGAGCCACCGGTCCCGCTGCCTGAACTGCCCGCCCTGGACGCCGTCGTGATCTCCCACGACCACTACGACCACCTCGACATGGAGACCGTCCAGAACCTCGCCGGCCTCCAGGCCACCGTGCTGTTCGTGGTGCCGCTCGGGGTGGGCGCACACCTGGAACGCTGGGGCGTCCCGCAAACCCGCATCGTCGAGCTGGACTGGAACGAGTCGGCCCGCGTCGGTGACGTCGAACTGACCGCCACCCCGGCACGGCACTTCTCCGGCCGCGGCTTCACCCGCGACGAGACCCTCTGGGCGAGCTGGGTGATCAAAGGCCCGTCCCGCCGGGCGTTCTACTCCGGCGACACCGGCTACTTTCCCGGCTTCGCCGAGATCGGCGAGCGGCACGGTCCGTTCGACGTCACCATGGTGCAGATCGGGGCGTACGGCGACGCCTGGGCCGACATCCACATGGTGCCCGAGGACGGTGTCGCCACCCACCTCGACGTCCGCGGCGGCCTGATGATCCCGGTGCACTGGGCGACGTTCACCCTCGCGCCGCACGCCTGGTCCGAACCCGCCGACCGCACCTGGCGTGAGGCCAAGGCCCGCGACGTCACCCTGGCGATCCCCAAGCCGGGGGAGCGGATCGACGTGGACAATCCACCGGAGATCGACCCCTGGTGGCAGCAGATCGCCTGA
- a CDS encoding nucleotidyltransferase domain-containing protein — protein MIEPANVLLSGIVGSTAYGLAGPGSDIDRLGLFAAPTTAFHGLTFPEDSVVSKKPDATFHEARRYANLALSGNPTVSELMWLPEDLYETRHPLGDELIGIRTAFLSAKRVRDSYLGYATQQFKRLEARGDGSFSADTRKRTAKHARHLLRLCVHGLDLYTTGHLRIRLDDPQRFLDFGERVAAGDVDMASRTMADYESRFDTTPTPLPNEPDRAAVEAWLRRVRALFFDAAG, from the coding sequence ATGATCGAGCCCGCGAACGTCCTGTTGTCCGGCATCGTCGGATCCACCGCCTACGGCCTGGCCGGCCCCGGATCCGACATCGACCGGCTCGGTCTGTTCGCCGCCCCGACCACCGCCTTCCACGGACTCACCTTCCCCGAGGATTCCGTGGTGTCGAAGAAGCCGGACGCCACCTTCCACGAGGCCCGCAGGTACGCCAACCTCGCCCTCAGCGGCAACCCGACGGTGTCCGAGCTGATGTGGCTGCCCGAGGACCTGTACGAGACCCGGCACCCGCTCGGCGACGAACTCATCGGCATCCGCACCGCCTTCCTGTCCGCGAAACGCGTCCGCGACTCCTATCTCGGGTACGCCACCCAGCAGTTCAAACGACTCGAAGCCCGCGGCGACGGCTCGTTCTCCGCCGACACCCGCAAACGCACCGCGAAGCACGCCAGACATCTTCTGCGCCTGTGCGTCCATGGCCTCGACCTGTACACCACCGGCCATCTGCGGATCCGCCTCGACGATCCGCAGCGCTTCCTCGACTTCGGCGAGCGGGTCGCCGCCGGCGACGTGGACATGGCCAGCCGGACGATGGCCGACTACGAGTCCCGTTTCGACACCACCCCGACGCCCCTGCCGAACGAGCCGGACCGCGCGGCCGTGGAGGCCTGGCTACGGCGCGTGCGAGCGCTTTTCTTCGACGCGGCCGGCTGA
- a CDS encoding PHB depolymerase family esterase, with protein MNPRRLGSVLLVAVLTVASFALSPLSPVSPASAAATLTQVGSFGSNPGALRMYFYVPTGLPAGRPLVVALHGCTQSAQDYYSHSGWPKYADLYRAAVVFPNRPRRTTRCRHHRSARERHRTA; from the coding sequence ATGAATCCCCGCAGATTGGGGTCGGTGCTGCTCGTCGCGGTGCTGACCGTCGCCAGTTTCGCCCTGTCTCCGCTCTCCCCCGTCTCCCCCGCCAGCGCGGCCGCCACGCTCACCCAGGTCGGCTCGTTCGGCAGCAACCCGGGCGCCCTGCGCATGTACTTCTACGTGCCGACCGGGCTGCCCGCCGGCCGCCCGCTGGTGGTGGCGCTGCACGGATGCACCCAGAGCGCCCAGGACTACTACAGCCACTCCGGCTGGCCCAAGTACGCCGACCTCTACCGGGCGGCCGTCGTCTTCCCGAACAGACCTCGTCGAACAACGCGCTGTCGACACCACCGTAGTGCCCGCGAACGCCACCGAACTGCGTGA
- a CDS encoding nitroreductase has translation MDVYEAVRSRRSVRAFSDEPVPRDVLVRVLAAAARAPSSGNLQPWHLYVLTGEPLAELKRRATARARAGDPGDEQDYPMYPADMVAPYRDRFAAAAAQRYEALGVDRDDPDRPMRIAALNTAAFGAPVVLFCYLDRTMGPGQWADAGMYLQTVMLLLRAEGLHSCPQVMWTMYRETVSRIVGAPDGLSLLCGVSVGFEDPGVPPLRTGRADMGETVRFVGW, from the coding sequence ATGGATGTGTACGAAGCGGTGCGCAGCCGCCGGTCGGTGCGGGCGTTCAGCGACGAGCCGGTGCCCAGGGACGTGCTTGTCCGGGTGCTGGCCGCGGCGGCGCGGGCACCGTCGAGCGGCAACCTCCAGCCGTGGCATCTGTACGTCCTGACCGGCGAGCCCCTGGCCGAGCTGAAACGGCGGGCGACAGCCCGGGCCCGGGCGGGGGATCCGGGCGATGAGCAGGACTACCCGATGTACCCGGCCGACATGGTGGCGCCGTACCGGGACCGGTTCGCGGCCGCCGCCGCCCAGCGCTATGAGGCGCTGGGCGTCGACCGCGACGACCCGGACCGCCCGATGCGGATCGCCGCGCTCAACACGGCGGCGTTCGGGGCTCCGGTCGTCCTGTTCTGCTATCTCGACCGCACGATGGGGCCGGGCCAGTGGGCGGACGCGGGAATGTACCTCCAGACGGTCATGCTGCTGCTGCGAGCCGAAGGGCTGCACAGCTGCCCGCAGGTGATGTGGACGATGTACCGCGAGACCGTCAGCCGGATCGTCGGCGCCCCGGACGGACTGTCACTGCTCTGCGGCGTCTCGGTGGGCTTCGAGGATCCCGGCGTGCCGCCCCTGCGCACGGGGCGGGCCGACATGGGCGAGACGGTCCGTTTCGTGGGCTGGTGA
- a CDS encoding DUF899 family protein: MTDTKPGFPAVADLATWQAARDELLVREKAHTREGDAIAAARRRLPMVEFDGTVEVTGPGGPMPFIDLFQGRDELVVYKHMWYDGAPHQGQCEGCTNAAWHLRDAAYLNARGVSFAVVTTGRWPEVAAFTAFMGYTQPWYSVRGVDGPAGGEMGYLTAYLRDGDRTFLTYATTGRGNEVTNPTFALLDMTAYGRGEAWEDQPDGRPEGRHPCWYWRTEEDGTPSWGPASRPTAQWTRPGVTAEATLGRDGHCH; this comes from the coding sequence GTGACCGACACCAAGCCCGGCTTTCCCGCCGTCGCCGACCTGGCCACCTGGCAGGCCGCGCGCGACGAGCTCCTGGTCCGGGAGAAGGCGCACACCCGGGAGGGCGACGCGATCGCGGCGGCCCGCCGCCGGCTTCCGATGGTGGAATTCGACGGTACGGTCGAGGTCACCGGGCCCGGCGGACCGATGCCGTTCATCGATCTGTTTCAGGGCCGCGACGAACTCGTCGTCTACAAACACATGTGGTACGACGGCGCGCCGCACCAGGGGCAGTGCGAAGGCTGCACGAACGCCGCCTGGCATCTGCGGGACGCGGCCTACCTCAACGCGCGCGGGGTCTCGTTCGCGGTGGTGACCACCGGGCGCTGGCCGGAGGTGGCGGCGTTCACCGCGTTCATGGGGTACACGCAACCGTGGTATTCGGTGCGCGGTGTGGACGGCCCGGCCGGCGGCGAGATGGGCTATCTCACCGCCTACCTGCGCGACGGCGACCGGACGTTCCTCACCTACGCCACCACCGGGCGCGGCAACGAGGTGACGAATCCGACGTTCGCGCTGCTCGACATGACGGCGTACGGGCGTGGCGAGGCGTGGGAGGACCAGCCCGACGGCCGCCCCGAGGGGCGTCATCCGTGCTGGTACTGGCGCACGGAGGAGGACGGCACGCCGTCGTGGGGTCCGGCGAGCCGTCCCACGGCGCAGTGGACCCGGCCCGGCGTGACCGCGGAGGCCACCCTCGGCCGCGACGGCCACTGCCACTGA
- a CDS encoding vWA domain-containing protein has product MPVFPIYILADRSASMAHAAGPVTAITVVNEVIRDLLASLSRDPTIRHQTRICLVSFADDATVDLPLTRLHSTTAVPELKASGPTSFAAAFDRLAAALRADLPVLGPHTDTMVFMLTDGQANSSRDVRCGWQSEYDAMLAAAGGAGRLRLIPFGFGQVHTATLTRLASDPAAAYISAHAAQPSEAIRRFGELILKSVVSSVVHGEPRTVAPPGSQVLGEPVEP; this is encoded by the coding sequence ATGCCGGTCTTCCCGATCTACATCCTGGCCGACCGGTCCGCGTCGATGGCCCACGCCGCCGGGCCGGTCACCGCGATCACCGTCGTCAACGAGGTGATCCGGGACCTGCTCGCCAGCCTGTCCCGCGACCCGACCATCCGGCATCAGACCCGGATCTGCCTGGTCTCCTTCGCCGACGACGCCACCGTCGACCTGCCGCTGACCCGGCTGCACTCGACGACCGCCGTACCCGAGCTGAAGGCGAGCGGGCCCACCTCGTTCGCCGCGGCGTTCGACCGGCTCGCTGCCGCGCTCCGGGCGGACCTGCCGGTTCTCGGCCCGCACACCGACACGATGGTCTTCATGCTCACCGACGGGCAGGCCAACTCGTCGCGCGACGTGCGGTGCGGCTGGCAGAGCGAGTACGACGCCATGCTCGCCGCGGCCGGCGGTGCGGGCCGGTTGCGGCTGATCCCGTTCGGCTTCGGCCAGGTCCACACGGCCACCCTCACCCGGCTCGCCTCCGACCCGGCCGCCGCCTACATCTCCGCGCACGCCGCCCAGCCGAGCGAGGCCATCCGGCGGTTCGGTGAGCTGATCCTCAAATCGGTGGTGTCGAGTGTGGTGCACGGAGAACCGCGTACCGTCGCGCCGCCCGGCAGCCAGGTTCTCGGCGAGCCGGTGGAGCCGTGA
- a CDS encoding protein phosphatase 2C domain-containing protein: MSDLPNLGVTDRPWLEPQLYRGPVNTVPPALAYDGGQAGALTVRAGTVAGEQRRPWHTGNDAFAVWTDPHARICLLAVADGVGTDEAAGRAARWATGYAVKSCRTRHTPGADLPTLLRGIFGDIDASLATHVAEPMTTLTIALVPTAVPAGGAVTAAVAAVGDSTAWLMRGGRVTPLFGTRAASRPAPPTFALPGHGHRLTLREPVLHDGETLILATDGLLSGDPDERATGFLARMWAVPPTPLDFLAALGVRRPDRDDDRAAAVAWIGHHDLPVGAT, from the coding sequence ATGTCGGACCTGCCCAACCTCGGCGTCACCGACCGGCCCTGGCTGGAACCGCAGCTCTACCGGGGACCGGTGAACACCGTCCCGCCGGCGCTCGCCTACGACGGCGGCCAGGCCGGAGCACTCACCGTCCGGGCCGGCACGGTCGCCGGTGAACAGCGGCGGCCCTGGCACACCGGCAACGACGCGTTCGCCGTCTGGACCGACCCGCACGCTCGGATCTGCCTGCTCGCCGTCGCCGACGGGGTCGGCACCGACGAGGCGGCCGGCCGCGCCGCCCGGTGGGCCACCGGGTACGCCGTGAAATCCTGCCGGACCCGCCACACCCCCGGCGCCGACCTGCCCACCCTGCTGCGCGGCATCTTCGGCGACATCGACGCCAGCCTCGCCACCCACGTCGCCGAGCCGATGACCACGCTGACCATCGCCCTCGTCCCCACCGCCGTACCGGCCGGCGGCGCGGTCACCGCCGCCGTCGCCGCGGTCGGCGACTCCACCGCCTGGCTGATGCGCGGCGGCCGGGTCACCCCGCTGTTCGGCACGCGCGCGGCGAGCCGGCCGGCCCCACCCACCTTCGCCCTGCCCGGGCACGGCCACCGGCTCACCCTGCGGGAACCGGTGCTGCACGACGGCGAGACGCTGATCCTCGCCACCGACGGGCTGCTGAGCGGCGATCCGGACGAACGGGCGACCGGATTCCTCGCCCGGATGTGGGCCGTGCCGCCGACCCCGCTGGACTTCCTCGCCGCGCTCGGCGTACGCCGGCCCGACCGTGACGACGATCGCGCCGCCGCGGTGGCCTGGATCGGCCACCACGACCTGCCCGTCGGCGCCACGTGA
- a CDS encoding protein kinase family protein, with protein MALIVAGQILTAPVRRLIGRRRDEAGHLYQAAAELRRRAAARRAGHSGARRADPAAAAARKLRRRARQARSDGVTALCGLIIIWLGAQITVWRAEVNADWDGLPLDTDRVATVLTATLLTGLLWLWWALRRAGDPAARDRALAHTLSLAVAGAVLALMFGPAPETTVLSAAAVALSPIFRRAVELTSAPRVAVPLSDRARELADGSTTSGRTELLDVVAAERVRHQEAIGWHEHIRAATIDGDPRSFVYKQFSADGRRELKPYLKMLSRINRLQPDRRDLAARILLWPVAVVADGDTATGVLYERITAPFLLVGGDLQTGDYLCDEEPDYTGSRRTTVRQRAEIARDVAAAHELLHSLGLAHGDTAWKNFAYGVRGDTGVGLLIDTDGVVAAGDREAPRIHQPLWETPDGLTPAQRDLVRVALLTARLAHPEPDLSAAGPPAKVVPWFTPELRALVERILAAPTQGSIGDLTDALRGAVAVSDRRSPARP; from the coding sequence ATGGCCCTGATCGTGGCCGGCCAGATCCTCACCGCTCCGGTCCGGCGACTGATCGGCCGCCGCCGCGACGAGGCCGGCCACCTCTACCAGGCGGCCGCCGAACTGCGCCGCCGCGCCGCCGCCAGACGTGCCGGACACTCCGGCGCCCGTCGCGCCGACCCGGCGGCCGCCGCCGCCCGCAAGCTGCGGCGGCGGGCACGGCAGGCCCGGTCCGACGGGGTCACCGCCCTGTGCGGGCTGATCATCATCTGGCTCGGCGCCCAGATCACCGTGTGGCGTGCCGAGGTCAACGCGGACTGGGACGGGCTACCGCTCGACACCGACCGGGTGGCGACCGTCCTGACGGCCACCCTGCTGACCGGGCTGCTGTGGCTGTGGTGGGCGTTGCGCCGCGCCGGGGACCCGGCGGCCCGCGACCGGGCGCTGGCCCACACCCTGTCGCTCGCCGTGGCCGGCGCGGTCCTGGCGCTGATGTTCGGGCCCGCGCCCGAGACGACCGTGCTCAGCGCCGCCGCCGTCGCGCTGTCCCCCATCTTCCGGCGGGCCGTCGAACTCACCAGCGCACCCCGCGTTGCCGTACCGCTCTCCGACCGGGCGCGGGAGCTGGCGGACGGGTCCACCACCAGCGGCCGCACCGAACTCCTCGACGTGGTGGCCGCCGAACGGGTCCGGCACCAGGAAGCCATCGGCTGGCACGAGCACATCCGGGCCGCCACCATCGACGGGGACCCTCGATCGTTCGTTTACAAACAGTTCAGCGCCGACGGACGGCGGGAGCTCAAGCCGTACCTCAAGATGTTGTCCCGGATCAACCGGCTGCAACCGGACCGGCGGGATCTCGCCGCACGGATCCTGCTCTGGCCGGTCGCGGTCGTCGCCGACGGCGACACCGCCACCGGAGTCCTCTACGAACGGATCACCGCACCGTTCCTGCTGGTCGGCGGCGATCTGCAGACCGGTGACTACCTGTGCGACGAGGAGCCTGACTACACCGGCAGCCGCCGCACGACCGTCCGGCAGCGCGCCGAGATCGCCCGCGACGTGGCGGCCGCGCACGAGTTGCTGCACTCGCTCGGGCTGGCGCACGGCGACACGGCCTGGAAGAACTTCGCCTACGGGGTACGCGGCGACACCGGTGTCGGTCTGCTGATCGACACCGACGGGGTGGTGGCCGCGGGGGACCGGGAGGCGCCGCGGATCCACCAACCGCTGTGGGAGACCCCCGACGGGTTGACGCCGGCACAGCGCGACCTGGTACGGGTCGCGCTGCTGACCGCCCGGCTGGCCCATCCGGAACCCGACCTGTCCGCGGCGGGACCACCGGCGAAAGTGGTGCCGTGGTTCACGCCCGAACTGCGCGCCCTGGTCGAACGGATCCTGGCCGCCCCGACGCAGGGTTCGATCGGCGACCTCACGGACGCGCTGCGCGGCGCGGTCGCGGTGTCCGACCGCCGGAGCCCGGCGCGACCATGA
- a CDS encoding YdeI/OmpD-associated family protein codes for MGKAELEELIVADATELRAWLAEHHTTSPGVWLALTRKGGTVTTLTWQQAVDEGLCAGWIDGQARKRDEHSSWIRFTPRTARSSWSQRNVGHVARLEAEGRMLPAGRAAVEAARADGRWAAAYAPPSEAEVPADLLAAIAAVPAAQAMFEVLTKANRFALIHRVNAVKRAETRERKIAEFVAMLARHETVYPQKAKPPAVPT; via the coding sequence ATGGGGAAAGCGGAGCTGGAAGAGTTGATCGTCGCGGACGCCACGGAGCTGCGGGCCTGGCTGGCCGAGCACCACACCACGTCGCCCGGGGTGTGGCTCGCCCTGACCAGGAAGGGCGGCACGGTCACCACGCTCACCTGGCAGCAGGCCGTCGACGAGGGCCTGTGCGCCGGCTGGATCGACGGGCAGGCCCGCAAGCGGGACGAGCACTCGTCGTGGATCCGGTTCACCCCGCGTACGGCCCGTAGCTCCTGGTCGCAGCGCAACGTCGGCCATGTCGCCCGGCTGGAGGCGGAGGGCCGGATGCTGCCCGCCGGCCGGGCCGCGGTGGAGGCCGCCCGGGCGGACGGCCGGTGGGCGGCGGCCTACGCCCCGCCGTCGGAGGCCGAGGTGCCGGCCGACCTGCTGGCCGCGATCGCCGCCGTCCCGGCCGCGCAGGCCATGTTCGAGGTCCTCACCAAGGCCAACCGGTTCGCCCTCATCCACCGGGTCAACGCCGTCAAACGGGCCGAGACCCGCGAACGCAAGATCGCCGAGTTCGTCGCGATGCTGGCCCGCCACGAGACCGTCTACCCACAGAAGGCGAAGCCGCCCGCCGTCCCGACGTGA